In a single window of the Carassius carassius chromosome 26, fCarCar2.1, whole genome shotgun sequence genome:
- the optn gene encoding optineurin, whose protein sequence is MASGSSMMNGDINHPRVSGLGNLGSLEETLQQMNTLIKENRELKEALKQTNLSMKERFEGLSAWKEKQKEERDFLEQRLEEAKTRLNTLDSENEALKKQVEDLEKSGAECLHTELETLRGQIARLQAEKNDLVALNSELQLKMGQGSPRDSFIEIRIAEDELKVTRDLPNIPKDPCAFSMPKAESEEQTVRQLLHSLRAETDEKERLQLALQEARGKIAELENRLEHADRSAQTSPPSTTEINASAEVKNLEDQLLKLCNELKQAQIKLDEAENMKRNLQDRCKDQEQDLGTLKAQLGEKQKVLSENDTLKVKMESLQAAVKVEQKKTQDEKNNLNQLKDAYTKLFEDYNELQEEKKKRAACVSREDYDDLQTRFDTAEKALADKQKKIDEMKMEIFQKEKELETVSVFQAQAEIYSSDFYAERAAREKIHEEKERLATQLEYVKKQNTQLQDEMESLGRHSMSEMQRRHVSRGANPQGPASPHHPQGGDWQQQNIPEHACPKCGEVLPDLDSLQIHIMDCII, encoded by the exons ATGGCATCTGGTTCATCAATGATGAATGGGGACATCAATCACCCACGCGTGTCCGGCCTGGGGAACCTGGGCAGTTTAGAAGAGACCCTCCAGCAAATGAACACCCTAATCAAAGAGAACCGAGAACTGAAGG AGGCCCTGAAACAAACCAACTTATCCATGAAGGAGAGATTTGAGGGTCTGTCGGCATGGAAGGAGAAGCAAAAGGAGGAGAGAGACTTCCTGGAGCAACGATTAGAGGAGGCCAAAACCAGACTGAACACTTTGGATTCAGAGAACGAGGCACTGAAGAAACAAGTGGAAGACCTGGAAAAAAGTGGAGCTGAA TGTTTACACACCGAACTGGAGACGCTGAGAGGTCAGATCGCTCGTCTTCAGGCCGAGAAGAATGATCTGGTAGCATTAAACTCTGAACTCCAGCTCAAAATGGGTCAAGGTTCACCTAGAGATTCCTTCATTGAGATTAGAATAGCT GAAGATGAGTTAAAAGTAACCAGAGATTTGCCCAATATACCAAAGGACCCTTGCGCTTTCAGCAT GCCAAAGGCTGAGTCGGAGGAACAGACGGTGAGGCAGCTGCTTCACTCCCTCAGAGCAGAGACTGATGAGAAGGAGAGACTGCAGCTAGCGCTCCAGGAGGCACGTGGGAA AATTGCCGAGTTGGAGAACAGACTGGAACACGCTGACAGAAGTGCACAGACATCTCCCCCCTCTACAACTGAAATCAAT GCAAGCGCTGAGGTGAAGAATCTGGAAGATCAGTTGCTGAAGCTCTGTAATGAATTGAAACAGGCTCAGATCAAACTGGACGAGGCTGAGAACATGAAAAGAAATCTGCAGGACAG GTGTAAAGATCAGGAGCAGGATCTAGGTACTCTGAAAGCTCAGCTGGGAGAGAAACAGAAGGTTTTGTCTGAGAATGATACTCTGAAGGTAAAGATGGAAAGCCTTCAGGCTGCGGTTAAAGTGGAACAGAAGAAAACTCAGGATGAGAA GAACAACCTGAACCAGCTGAAAGATGCCTATACCAAGCTGTTTGAGGACTACAATGAGCTCCAAGAGGAGAAAAAGAAGAGAGCG GCTTGTGTTTCACGGGAAGACTATGATGACCTCCAAACCAGGTTTGATACAGCTGAAAAGGCGCTGGCAGACAAACAGAAGAAGATTGATGAGATGAAGATGGAAATCTTCCAGAAGGAAAAGGAACTAGAAACCGTTTCTGTTTTCCAGGCTCAG GCAGAGATATATTCCTCGGATTTCTACGCAGAACGAGCTGCTCGGGAGAAGATTCACGAGGAGAAAGAGCGTTTGGCCACTCAGCTGGAGTATGTGAAGAAACAGAACACCCAGCTTCAGGATGAGATGGAGTCACTTGGCAG GCATTCCATGAGTGAGATGCAAAGGAGACATGTGTCACGTGGGGCCAATCCACAAGGGCCAGCTTCTCCACATCACCCACAAGGAG GTGACTGGCAGCAGCAGAATATTCCAGAACATGCTTGTCCCAAATGTGGGGAAGTCCTACCTGACCTGGACTCCCTGCAGATCCACATCATGGATTGCATCATTTGA